In a genomic window of Papilio machaon chromosome 4, ilPapMach1.1, whole genome shotgun sequence:
- the LOC106720146 gene encoding DNA-directed RNA polymerase II subunit RPB11: MNAPPTFESFLLYDGEKKVQKEEDTKVTNAAIFTVNKEDHTLGNMIRHQLLKDPKVLFAGYKIPHPLEHKFVLRIQTTSDYTPQEAFMNALTDLTSELSLFEERFKEAIKEKKDGLD; the protein is encoded by the exons ATGAATGCGCCGCCGACATTCGAGTCATTTCTTTTGTACGACGGAGAAAAGAa AGTTCAAAAGGAAGAGGACACAAAAGTTACGAATGCAGCTATATTCACTGTTAACAAGGAAGACCATACGCTAGGTAACATGATTAGGCA TCAACTTCTGAAGGACCCTAAAGTATTGTTTGCCGGTTACAAAATCCCACATCCATTGGaacataaatttgttttacgcATTCAAACAACATCTGACTACACGCCACAGGAGGCTTTCATGAATGCACTCACAGATCTTACATCAGAACTGTCTCTGTTTGAAGAAAGATTTAAG GAggcaataaaagaaaagaaggATGGTTTAGATTAA